In Chryseobacterium gleum, a single genomic region encodes these proteins:
- a CDS encoding GH3 auxin-responsive promoter family protein, translating to MATKALFNTVVNWFIRQRIDQIQNFMDHPIETQKGILFSQLFHAEDTEYGKLYGFNSISSYQDFKNKVPIVTYEEMEPYIEKARQGHKDVSWPGLIKHFAKSSGTTNARSKFIPISAESLEYCHMKAGKDMVSIYANNHPENQLFNYKNLRLGGSSELYADFNTKFGDLSAILIDNLPFWVEITTTPSKKVSLMGEWESKLKAITSEVKNEDVGSILGVPSWMMVLLQRVLKETNVGSISELWPNLEVFFHGGISFKPYREQYRQIIGKNINYYEIYNASEGFFGIQDRSDSDEMLLMLDYGIFYEFIPMDQFHFSNPKVVSLEDVEVGKNYAMVITTNGGLWRYLIGDTVVFTSTNPFRIKITGRTKHYINAFGEELMITNVESALSKACEVTGAHITDFTGAPVFMKGNEGGAHEWIFEFSQHPDNLDNFIDAFDKHLKAINSDYEAKRYNNMTLKRPIVHIAKENLFYQWLEAKGKLGGQNKVPRLSNDREYIDPLLEMNK from the coding sequence ATGGCAACCAAAGCACTTTTCAATACCGTAGTCAACTGGTTTATCCGTCAAAGGATTGATCAGATACAGAATTTCATGGACCATCCCATTGAAACACAAAAAGGGATTCTCTTTTCACAGCTGTTTCATGCAGAGGACACGGAATATGGAAAATTGTACGGATTCAATTCAATATCAAGCTATCAGGATTTTAAAAATAAAGTTCCTATTGTCACTTATGAGGAAATGGAACCTTATATTGAAAAAGCAAGACAAGGACATAAGGACGTAAGCTGGCCGGGCCTCATCAAGCATTTTGCCAAATCATCCGGTACTACCAATGCCAGAAGCAAATTCATCCCTATCTCTGCTGAAAGCCTTGAGTACTGCCATATGAAAGCAGGAAAGGACATGGTTTCCATTTATGCCAACAACCATCCGGAAAACCAGCTTTTTAACTATAAAAACCTACGTTTAGGTGGCAGCTCTGAGCTGTATGCCGATTTCAACACCAAATTTGGAGATTTATCTGCTATTTTAATTGATAACCTTCCGTTCTGGGTAGAAATCACCACAACGCCCAGTAAGAAAGTTTCTCTGATGGGAGAATGGGAAAGTAAGCTGAAAGCGATTACCTCCGAAGTTAAAAATGAAGACGTAGGAAGTATCCTTGGTGTACCAAGCTGGATGATGGTTCTTCTACAAAGAGTATTGAAGGAAACCAATGTAGGAAGTATTTCCGAGCTATGGCCCAATCTGGAGGTGTTTTTTCACGGTGGAATCAGCTTTAAGCCCTACAGGGAGCAATACAGGCAGATCATCGGAAAAAACATCAATTACTACGAAATCTATAATGCTTCTGAAGGCTTCTTCGGTATCCAGGATAGATCAGACAGTGATGAAATGCTTCTGATGCTGGATTATGGTATATTTTATGAATTTATTCCGATGGACCAGTTCCATTTTTCAAATCCGAAGGTCGTAAGCCTGGAAGACGTGGAAGTAGGGAAAAATTATGCCATGGTCATTACCACCAACGGAGGGCTTTGGAGATACCTGATTGGTGATACTGTGGTATTTACCTCAACCAATCCTTTCAGAATAAAAATAACAGGAAGAACAAAGCACTACATCAATGCTTTTGGAGAGGAACTCATGATTACCAATGTAGAATCTGCTCTTTCAAAGGCCTGCGAAGTAACGGGTGCACACATCACCGATTTCACAGGAGCACCTGTCTTTATGAAAGGAAATGAAGGCGGCGCTCATGAGTGGATTTTTGAATTCAGCCAGCATCCGGACAATCTGGACAACTTTATAGATGCCTTTGACAAGCACCTGAAAGCTATCAATTCAGATTATGAGGCAAAAAGGTACAATAACATGACTTTAAAAAGACCTATTGTACATATAGCCAAAGAAAACCTTTTCTATCAGTGGCTGGAGGCCAAAGGAAAACTTGGCGGACAGAATAAGGTTCCGCGACTGAGCAATGACAGAGAATATATTGATCCGCTGCTGGAAATGAATAAATAA
- a CDS encoding endonuclease/exonuclease/phosphatase family protein produces the protein MKSNQILLFIHIVVAVLLLCTLGNAWIPPNILGNLNLLSLGFPYLILAHIILTLIWIFKKEKIAIAFALGTLIFYNPIRRWINFSPKTENLKTIRDIKVLTFNVKYGEYGWDKVKDYIKAQDADIILVQEKDTNRVIKRDLIKYPSVILKTKHKIVRQAELIDEKARGNSFYADIDINGKVVRIINVYLEPFRLNKSMFTKLDALGLGNVSTLLSHMTPTFQAHEDQVKRIRKMVDLSPYPVILAGDFNSVPNSYEYYNLGKDLQDAFLVAGKGSASSFHDYKVPLRIDYIFSSKSIIPLSYKVDQSVKLSDHYPVIAEFLLN, from the coding sequence ATGAAGTCGAATCAGATATTACTATTTATACATATCGTTGTTGCCGTTTTGCTCTTATGCACATTGGGGAATGCATGGATTCCACCCAATATTCTGGGCAACCTGAATCTTCTGTCTCTTGGATTTCCTTATCTGATCCTTGCCCATATCATCCTTACATTGATCTGGATCTTTAAAAAAGAAAAAATTGCGATAGCTTTTGCTTTAGGTACACTTATTTTCTATAATCCTATCAGACGATGGATTAACTTTTCCCCGAAAACAGAGAATTTAAAAACAATACGGGATATCAAAGTATTGACTTTTAATGTGAAATACGGCGAATACGGCTGGGATAAAGTAAAAGACTATATCAAGGCCCAGGATGCCGATATTATTCTTGTGCAGGAAAAAGATACAAACCGTGTTATAAAACGTGATCTTATTAAGTATCCGTCAGTTATTCTTAAAACGAAACATAAAATTGTAAGACAGGCAGAATTAATTGATGAGAAAGCGCGGGGAAATTCATTTTATGCTGATATAGACATTAATGGGAAAGTGGTTAGGATTATTAACGTTTATCTTGAGCCATTCAGACTTAATAAATCGATGTTTACAAAACTGGATGCATTAGGTCTGGGAAATGTTTCAACATTACTTTCTCATATGACTCCTACGTTTCAGGCTCATGAAGATCAGGTGAAAAGAATCAGAAAAATGGTTGACTTGTCACCATATCCTGTTATTCTGGCGGGAGATTTTAATTCCGTTCCCAATTCATATGAATATTATAACCTTGGAAAAGACCTTCAGGACGCATTCCTGGTAGCCGGAAAGGGTAGTGCCAGCAGTTTCCATGATTATAAGGTGCCTTTAAGAATTGATTATATTTTCAGTTCGAAATCTATCATTCCGCTAAGCTATAAAGTAGACCAGTCTGTGAAATTATCGGATCATTATCCTGTAATTGCAGAATTTCTGTTAAATTAG